GCGAGCAAGATGATAAAATTATTGCGGTTGCAAAGCACGATATGTCTGTTAACTACATTAACGACTTATCAGAGCTTCCTCCACATACAATGAAAGAGATCGTTCGTTTCTTCCAAGACTATAAAGCCTTAGAAGGTAAAAACGTGACGATTGAAAACTTATATGGACGTTCATATGCTCAAAACATTATTTTAGAGAGCGTTGAATTGTACAATAAGGAAATTCGAAACAAATAACCATCAATATGGACGACGTCGATAGGCTCTGGACCATAATACTGTTGCTGTTTGTCGGGATTAGTTCTGCAAATGCACAGCAACATCCTTGGCATCAGGTTTCTCCGGGCAAAGAAGCTCCGAAAGTAGTAACTGCTGTCATTGAAATAAGTAAAGGTTCTAGAGCGAAATACGAAATTGATAAGACCTCCGGTCTATTAAAGTTGGATAGGGTACTGAATGCTTCGGTAGTCTATCCAACTAATTATGGTTTCATCCCACAGACCTATTGTGGTGATAAAGATCCCCTTGATATTTTAGTGCTATGTTCGCAAGACTTAGAACCTTACTCGCTTGTCGATGCTAAGGTTATTGGTGTTTTGCGCATGCTGGATTCTGGCGAGCAAGATGATAAAATCATTGCTGTCGCCAAGAACGACGCAAGCCTAAATTATCTGAATGATCTTTCAGAACTTCCCCCTCATAGCATGAAGGAAATTACCCATTTCTTTCAAACCTATAAATCCATCGATAACAAGTCGATAAAAATTGAAAATATTTCTGGGCAAACTGATGCTCAAAATGTTATATTAGAGAGTTTACAACTATACAAAACACAATTCGGAAATAAAGACCTGACTAATGGCAATTGATATTTTTTGGACTATTTTTTTAGTGCTGGCTAATGGTTTTTTTGTTGCAGCTGAATTTGCTATTGTTAAAGTTCGAGCTTCTCAAATAGAGCTTCAAGCTAAATCAGGAAGTAAAGTCGCGCAGATCGCGAAGAATATAACAGAACATCTGGATGGTTATCTCGCTGCAACGCAGTTAGGTATTACCCTTGCGTCTCTTGCCCTAGGATGGGTCGGAGAGGCTGTTATGACGCAGATTGTTCATCAGATCTTTGGATGGTTCAATGTTGAGCTATCTGGGAAACTGGCGACCAACCTAGGCCATGTATTAGCCTTCAGTATCATCACCTTTATGCATATTGTATTTGGTGAATTGGCGCCGAAGTCGATCGCGATACAGAAGCCTGTTGCTACCACGATGAAGGTGGCTATTCCACTGCAATTTTTCTACTACGTTTTTAAGCCGATTATTTACTTATTGAACGGATTCGCGAATTTCTTGTTACGATTGATCGGAATTCAAGTAAGTGCACATGAGGCTAGCCACTCTTCGGAGGAGTTGCAATACCTTTTAGAAAAAGGGAAAGAAAGCGGTGCTTTGAACAACTCTGAGCATGAGCTTATCAAGAACGTATTCGATTTTAACGAGCGTATCGTAAAGAATATTATGGTTCCTCGTACGAAGATCGTCGCTGTTGAAAAAGATGAAACAGCGGAGGACTTTATTGAGACCGTTACGGAAGAGGGATACTCTCGTATTCCAATTTACGATGATAGTATTGACCAGATTATTGGTGTTGTTCACACGAAAGATATCCTTCCTTTGTTGGTTAAGGGTAAAGAGGTTGTGCTAAAGAACATCATGCGTAAGCCTTATTTCATCCCTGAGACGAAGAAGATCAATGATTTGATGACGGAGTTTCAGCTGAAGCGCATTCAAATCGCTTTCGTATTAGATGAATTTGGAGGAACTGCCGGTATGGTGACATTAGAAGATATCGTTGAAGAACTTGTTGGAGAAATCCAGGATGAGTATGATGAGGAAACTCCAGTAGTTGAACAAATCTCTGAAACAGAATTCATGGTCGATGCCGGTGCAAGCGTTCATGATGCAAATGGCTTCTTACCCTTGGAGCTTCCAGAGAGTTCGGACTATGATACGATTGCAGGTTTAGTGAGCCATGTCTTCGAGCGTATCCCAGATGTTGGCGACAGCAAAGAGGAGCTAGGTTACTGCTTTACGATCATGAAGAAAACACAGCAGAATATCGAGTTCGTTAAGCTTGATTTAATTGAGACTGCTCACGACGACGACGAGGAATAAGAATAATCAAACATGCATTTATTTTATACTCCCGATATTGATACACAGGCTTCCCACTATCAGTTAAGTGAGGAAGAAAGCAAGCATGCCGTACGTGTGTTGCGTTTGACAGTTTCGGATACCGTACAACTGATCGATGGGAGTGGGGGCATGTATGAGGCTGAAATTATTGATGCTCATCCGAAGCGCTGTACGCTTCA
The DNA window shown above is from Sphingobacterium hotanense and carries:
- a CDS encoding inorganic diphosphatase; this translates as MDDVDRLWTIILLLFVGISSANAQQHPWHQVSPGKEAPKVVTAVIEISKGSRAKYEIDKTSGLLKLDRVLNASVVYPTNYGFIPQTYCGDKDPLDILVLCSQDLEPYSLVDAKVIGVLRMLDSGEQDDKIIAVAKNDASLNYLNDLSELPPHSMKEITHFFQTYKSIDNKSIKIENISGQTDAQNVILESLQLYKTQFGNKDLTNGN
- a CDS encoding hemolysin family protein, translated to MAIDIFWTIFLVLANGFFVAAEFAIVKVRASQIELQAKSGSKVAQIAKNITEHLDGYLAATQLGITLASLALGWVGEAVMTQIVHQIFGWFNVELSGKLATNLGHVLAFSIITFMHIVFGELAPKSIAIQKPVATTMKVAIPLQFFYYVFKPIIYLLNGFANFLLRLIGIQVSAHEASHSSEELQYLLEKGKESGALNNSEHELIKNVFDFNERIVKNIMVPRTKIVAVEKDETAEDFIETVTEEGYSRIPIYDDSIDQIIGVVHTKDILPLLVKGKEVVLKNIMRKPYFIPETKKINDLMTEFQLKRIQIAFVLDEFGGTAGMVTLEDIVEELVGEIQDEYDEETPVVEQISETEFMVDAGASVHDANGFLPLELPESSDYDTIAGLVSHVFERIPDVGDSKEELGYCFTIMKKTQQNIEFVKLDLIETAHDDDEE